The Enterobacteriaceae endosymbiont of Macroplea mutica region ATGAAAAAACATATTCCTATGACATTACAAGGTTTTAAAAAATTACAAAAAAAATTATATCAATTAAAAAATATTGAGAGACCAAACATTATTAATGCGATACAAGAAGCAAGAAAACATGGTGATCTTAAAGAAAATGCTGAATACAAGGCTGCGCGTGAAGCACAAAGTTTTTGTGAAGGTCATATAAAGGATATAGAAATTAAATTGTCTCAGTCACAAATAATAGACATTACAAAAATAACTTATGATAACAAAGTTATTTTTGGTGCTACCGTTGTATTATATCATTTTTTAATGAATAAAAATATTACTTATAAAATTGTAGGTGATGATGAAGCTAATTTAAAAAATCATTTAATTTCCATTAATGCACCAATTTCTAGAGCATTAATTGGGAAAAAAAAACAAGATATTGTTTTTGTACAAACACCAAGAGGCATAATTAATTATAAAATATTAGATATCAAATATATTTAATGCTGAATTAAATATTAAAATAATTTGACTTTATTAACTAAAATAGTATAATAAATCTTAAGTCAATAATCTTATAAAAAAGTTATTGCAGGTTCTTTAATAATTTGTCAGAAAATTTATGTGGGCATTCTATTTTATAGAATTTTAATATTGTATAAAAATTTTGAGTTTTAACTGAAGAGTTTGATCATGGCTCAGATTGAACGCTGGCGGCAAGCCTAACACATGCAAGTCGTGCGGCAACGAGATGAAAATTATGTAAATTTTTTTTATTGTCGGCGAGCGGCGAACGGGTGAGTAATATCTGGGGATCTGCCTTATAGATTGGGATAACTATTGGAAACGATGGCTAATACCGAATAATATCGCAAGATTAAAGGTGGGGGATCTTTTAAGACCTCATGCTATAAGAGGAACCCAGACGGGATTAGCTTGTAGGTAAGGTAATGGCTTACCTAGGCAACAATCTCTAGCTGGTCTGAGAGGATGATCAGCCACACTGGAACTGAGACACGGTCCAGACTCCTACGGGAGGCAGCAGTGGGGAATCTTGCACAATGGGCGAAAGCCTGATGCAGCTATGCCGCGTGTATGAAGAAGGCCTTAGGGTTGTAAAGTACTTTCAATAAGGAAGAAGCAATAAAATCTAATATATTTTATTGTTGACGTTACTTATAAAAGAAGCACCGGCTAACTCCGTGCCAGCAGCCGCGGTAATACGGAGGGTGCTAGCGTTAATCGGAATTACTGGGCGTAAAGAGCACGTAGGCGGTTTATTAAGTCAGATGTGAAATCCCTAAGCTTAACTTAGGAACTGCATTTGAAACTAATTTACTTGAGTATCATAGAGGGGAGTAGAATTCCAGGTGTAGCGGTGAAATGCGTAGATATCTGGAGGAATACCAGTGGCGAAGGCGACTCCCTGGATGAATACTGACGCTCAGGTGCGAAAGCATGGGGAGCAAACAGGATTAGATACCCTGGTAGTCCATTGCTGTAAACGATGTCGACTTGGAGGTTGTGAGCTTGTCTTGTAGCTTCCGTAGCTAACGCGTTAAGTCGACCGCCTGGGGAGTACGACCGCAAGGTTAAAACTCAAATGAATTGACGGGGGCCCGCACAAGCGGTGGAGCATGTGGTTTAATTCGATGCAACGCGAAGAACCTTACCTGGTCTTGACATCCATGGAATTTAATAGAGATATTTTAGTGCCTTCGGGAACCATGAGACAGGTGCTGCATGGCTGTCGTCAGCTCGTGTTGTGAAATGTTGGGTTAAGTCCCGCAACGAGCGCAACCCTTGTCCTTTGTTGCCAACGGTTTGGCCGGGAACTCAAAGGAGACTGCTGGTGATAAGCCGGAGGAAGGTGGGGATGACGTCAAGTCATCATGGCCCTTACGACCAGGGCTACACACGTGCTACAATGGTATATACAAAGGGCAGCATCCTCGCAAGAGTAAGCGAATCTCATAAAATATATCTTAGTTCGGATTGGAGTCTGCAACTCGACTCTATGAAGTCGGAATCGCTAGTAATCGTAGATCAGAATGCTACGGTGAATACGTTCCCGGGCCTTGTACACACCGCCCGTCACACCATGGAAGTGAGTTGTAAAAGAAGTAAGTTGTTTAACCATAAAAGGAGAACGCTTACCACTTTGTGATTCATGACTGGGGTGAAGTCGTAACAAGGTAACCGTAGGGGAACCTGTGGTTGGATCACCTCCTTTAATATAATTACTTTCTATAAAAAATGAGTGCCCACAAATATTTTCTGATGTAAATTTTTTATTTGTCCCTTTCGTCTAATGGTTAGGACATCGCTCTTTCACGGCGGCAATAGGGGTTCAAATCCCCTAGGGGGCATTAACATAATAATCATGTTCTTTAAAAAACTAAAATTAAGTTATTGTAATGTTAAAGTATAAATTTGTTATAAACATATTTTTTATAATATTTTATTATTACAAGACGATTGTGGGTTGTAAGGTTAAGTAAATAAGCGTATACGATGGATGCCTTGGCAGTCAGAGGCGATGAAGGACGTACTAATCTGCGAAAAGCGTTAATGAGTTGATACGAAACATTATTAATTGACGATATCCTAATGGGGTAACCTAATACATGTAACTATGTATTATCATTGTTTGAATATATAGAATAATGAAGCGAACCAGGAGAACTGAAACATCTAAGTATCCTGAGGAAAAGAAATCAATAGAGATTTTCTTAGTAGTGGCGAGCGAAACGGAAACAGCCCAAAAGAAAGATATACATTAAAATTATGATAATAGAAATATTTGGAAAAATATACGATACAGGGTGATAGTCCCGTATATGAAAACATGATATTAATTTTCTTAAAGAGTAGAACGGGACACGTGAAATCCTGTTTGAATACAGGGGGATCATCCTCTAAGGCTAAATACTACTGACTGACCGATAGTGAACTAGTACCGTGAGGGAAAGGTGAAAAGAACCCCGGTTAGGGGAGTGAAATAGAACCTGAAATCGTATACGTACAAGCAGTAGGAGCATGTGTTTAGTGTGTGACTGCGTACCTTTTGTATAATGGGTCAGCGAGTTATATTTTGTAGCAAGGTTAACTGTCTAAGGGAGCCGTAGGGAAACCGAGTTTGAATAGAGCGTTAAGTTGCAAGATATAGACCCGAAACCCGGTGATCTAGCCATGAGCAGGTTGAAGGTAAGGTAATACTTACTGGAGGACCGAACCGACTAATGTTGAAAAATTAGCGGATGACTTGTGGTTAGGGGTGAAAGGCCAATCAAACCGGGAGATAGCTGGTTCTCCTCGAAAGCTATTTAGGTAGCGCCTCGTGTAATTCGTATTCGGGGGTAGAGCTCTGTTTCGGTTAGGGAGTCAACCAGACTTACCAATCCGATGCAAACTACAAATACCGAATATCGTTATCACGGGAGACACACAGCGGGTGCTAACGTCCGTTGTGGAAAGGGAAACAACCCAGATCACTAGCTAAGGTCCCAAAGTTATAATTAAGTGGGAAACGATGTGAGAAGGCATAAACAGCTAGGATGTTGGCTTAGAAGCAGCCATCATTTAAAGAAAGCGTAATAGCTCACTAGTCTAGTCGTCTTGCGCGGAAGATATAACGGGGCTAAATTATACACCGAAGCTGTGACAATAAGTTTTATATTTATTGGGTAGAGGAGCGTTCTGTAAGTCGTTGAAGATGAATTGTAAAATTTATTGGAGATATCAGAAGTGCGAATGCTGACATGAGTAACGATAAAATAGGTGAAAAACCTATTCGCCGAAAGACTAAGGTTTCCTATCCAACGGTATTCGAGGTAGGGTTAGTCGATCCCTAAGGTGAGGCTGAAAAGCGTAATCGATGGACAACAGGTTAATATTCCTGTACTTGGTGTTATGTGTGATGGGGTGACGAAGAAGGTTAAATTATCCAGGTGATGGTTGTCCTGGTTTAAGCGTTTAGATAAATTATCTAGGCAAATCCGGATAATTATTAATATTGAGGCGTAATGACGAGATACTTAATTGTATTGAAGTAATTAATACCATACTTACAAGAAAAACCTCTAAATATAAAGTAACATTAAATCGTACTAAAACCGACACAGGTAGTCAGGTAGAGAATACTAAGGCGTTTGAGAGAACTTAGGTGAAGGAACTAGGCAAAATAGTGCCGTAACTTCGGAAGAAGGCACGCTGATAGTAAGTAACAAAATTTACTTTTGAAGCTGAATTCAGCCCAAGATAACGGCTGGCTGCAACTGTTTATTAAAAACACAGCACTGTGCTAACACGAAAGTGGACGTATACGGTGTGACGCCTGCCCGGTGCCGGAAGGTTAATTGATGAAGTTATCATTTATGAGAAGCTTTTGATCGAAGCCCCGGTAAACGGCGGCCGTAACTATAACGGTCCTAAGGTAGCGAAATTCCTTGTCGGGTAAGTTCCGACCTGCACGAATGGCGTAATGATGGCCAGACTGTCTCCACCTAAGACTCAGTGAAATTGAAATCGCTGTGAAGATGCAGTGTACCCGCGGCAAGACGGAAAGACCCCGTGAACCTTTACTATAGCTTGATATTGAGTATTGAATGTTGATGTGTAGGATAGGTGGGAGACTATGAAATACTAGCGCCAGTTAGTGTGGAGTCAACCTTGAAATACCACCCTTTAGTATTGAATGCTCTAACCTAGGTCCGTGAATCCGGACCAGAGACAATGTCTGGTAGGTAGTTTGACTGGGGCGGTCTCCTCCCAAAGAGTAACGGAGGAGCACTAAGGTCAGCTAATCACGGTCGGAAATCGTGAGGTTAGTGCAAAGGCATAAGCTGGCTTAACTGTGAGAATGACGGTTCAAACAGATGCGAAAGCAGGTCTTAGTGATCCGGTGGTTCTATATGACAGGGCCATCGCTCAACGGATAAAAGGTACTCCGGGGATAACAGGCTAATACCGCCCAAGAGTTCATATCGACGGCGGTGTTTGGCACCTCGATGTCGGCTCATCACATCCTGGGGCTGAAGTAGGTCCCAAGGGTATGGCTGTTCGCCATTTAAAGTGGTACGCGAGCTGGGTTTAGAACGTCGTGAGACAGTTCGGTCCCTATCTGCCGTGGGCGTTGGAAGATTGAAAGGAGTTACTCCTAGTACGAGAGGACCGGAGTGAACGCATCTCTGGTGTACGGGTTGTCATGCCAATGGCATTGCCCGGTAGCTATATGCGGACGAGATAAGCGCTGAAAGCATATAAGCGCGAAACTTACCTTAAGATTATTCTTCCCAGGATATTTACTATATTTATAGATATCCCTAAAGGGACGTTAAAGACTATGACGTTGATAGGCTGGATGTGTAAGCATAGCAATATGTTGAGCTAACCAGTACTAATAAACACCCGTGAGTCTTAACCTTACAACACCAGAATCGTTTTTAATAAGTAATAAGATAATTATTATTAACAAATTAGATAATATCATAATTTAATTTTGTTTTATTTTATCCCTAGTATATATAACGCAATGGTACCACCTGAATCCATGCCGAACTCAGAAGTGAAACATTGTTGTGCTGATGGTAGTATAGGGTCTCCCTATGTTAGAGTAAGTAAATACTAGGGAATATAGTATAATACTATGATTATTTAGAAAATAAAGTTTATGTTGTCTTTAAAAAAAATTCATACATTTCATGTAAATGTAAATGCATATAATATCATTTATATATATAGTGTAAAACAACTATATAATATATGGTCTCAATGTAAAAAAAAGTTTATACCTTATTTAATATTAGGTAAGGGCAGTAATGTTTTATTCACAGAAAATTTTCATGGATTTATTTTATTAAATAGAATAAAAGGCATTAAAATATATTCTAATACTTTTTTTTGGAATTTACATATTGGTTCAGGAGAATCCTGGCATAAATTAGTTAAATATACTATTAAACGTGGAATCTATGGATTAGAAAATTTAGCATTAATTCCAGGATGTATTGGCGCAGCACCAATACAAAATATCGGTGCATATGGTATATCTTTGGAGTCTTTTTGTTCATATGTAGATGTGTTTAATCCGTATAATCAACAAATATTAAGAATACCCAAAAAATATTGTTATTTTAGTTATAGAAATAGTATTTTTAAATCTCAAAAATATAAACATTATATTATTATTGCAGTAGGCCTATCTATACCTAAACAATGGACTCCTTGTATCATATACAAGGAATTACAATGTTTAAATTATCATGTAACTGCACAACAAATTTTTCAACATATTTGTAATATTAGAAATAAAAAATTACCAAATCCAAATATTATGGGTAATGCTGGTAGTTTTTTTAAAAACCCATTTGTATCTTTGCATCACGGTTTAAATATTATTAAAAAATTTACTCAAATACCTTATATTTTTAAAAATAATATATTTAAAATATCTGCTGCATGGTTAATTGAAAAATGTAATTTTAAAGGAATTATTTTTGATGGCGCTTCAGTATATCATAAACAAGCTTTAGTTATTATAAATAAGGATAATGCATCAGGACAAAATATATTAAACTTAGCAAACAAAATATATAATTGTGTAGGTAAAAAATTTGGCATATGGTTAGAAGCAGAAATAAGAATGTTTGATAAAAATAAAGAAATATCTCAAAAAAAAATTTTTACTAAAAATAAACAATAACATTTGATTACAAACCTAATTTTTTAAAAATAAAATGTAAAGCTAAGTTATAACCTTCAATACCACAACCTATAATAACTCCTTCAGATATATCGGAAAAAAAAGATTTTTGACGAAACTTTTCTCTTTTATATATATTAGTAATATGTACTTCAATAAAAGGTATGTGTATTCCTAATATAGTATCACGTAGTGCAATACTAGTATGTGTTAAAGCTCCGGGATTGATAATTATATAATTGATATTCTTGCTATGTTGTATTAAATAATCTATTAAAATATGTTCTGCATTAGATTGTATATGTGTTAACCTACATTTTTTTTTATTTGCTATACTAGATAAATGAGATATAATTTTTTTTAAAGAGATATTACCATATTTTTCTGGTTCTCTTCGACCTAATAAACTTAGATTAGGACCGTTCACTATTAAAATATGATACTTTAATCTATACATTTTCAGTTCTGCATTATTAGATTTGTCAATTATACTAACATAATTTACATTAATTAAAAATAATAATAAGCATTATTTTTTCATGATAATGATATATTTATTTTGAATAAAATGATATTATTACACACATAATAGATATTATTTAATCTAAATTTAATTTAACAATAAAACATACAGTTAGGTTCTAATATCATGTTTAAAAAATTTCGGGGAATGTTTTCTAACGATTTATCTATAGATTTAGGTACAGCAAATACTTTAATTTATGTAAAAGGACAAGGAATAGTTTTAAACGAACCATCTGTAGTAGCAATACGACAAGATAAAACCGGTTTCCCTAAAAGTGTAGCAGCAGTAGGTTATGATGCTAAACAAATGTTAGGTAGAACTCCTGGTAATATTGCAGCTATTCGTCCTATGAAAGATGGTGTAATTGCTGATTTTTTTATTACGGAAAAAATGTTACAGTATTTTATAAAACAAGTACATAGTAATAGTTTTATGCGTCCTAGTCCTAGAGTATTAGTTTGCGTGCCAGTAGGCGCGACACAAGTAGAACGTAGAGCAATTAGAGAATCTGCACAAGGAGCTGGAGCACGTGAAGTGTTTTTAATTGAAGAACCTATGGCAGCAGCTATAGGAGCTGGTTTACCTGTTTCAGAAGCTACTGGTTCAATGGTAATTGATATTGGTGGAGGTACTACAGAAGTCGCTGTTATATCTTTAAATGGAGTAGTATACTCTTCTTCAGTACGTATTGGTGGCGATAGATTTGATGAAGCTATTATTAATCATGTACGTAGAAATTATGGTTCATTAATAGGTGAATCAACAGCGGAAAAAATAAAACATCAAATCGGTTCAGCATTTTCTAATAAAGAAATTTTAGAAATAGAAGTAAGAGGACGCAATTTAGCAGAAGGAGTCCCAAGAAGTTTTATATTAAATTCTAATGAAATATTAGAAGCTTTACAAGAACCTCTATCTGGTATTGTTAGTGCTGTTATGATTGCATTAGAGCAATGTCCACCAGAATTAGCAGGAGATATTGCAGAAAGAGGTATGATATTAACTGGTGGTGGAGCGTTACTCAAATATTTTGATAAATTATTAATAGAAGAAACAGGAATACCTGTTGCTATCGCAGAAGATCCTTTAACTTGTGTAGCACGAGGTGGCGGGAAAGCATTAGAAATGATCGACATGTATGGAGGCGATTTATTTAGTGAAGAATAATCATTAATATAAATTATTATAACATTTATGCCATTAATTTTTAAAAAAAAAACAAATATACACTTAAAGTTTATTATTATCATAATAATTTCTATATTATTTATTATAATAGATAAATATTATAATTATTTTTTTACAATAAAAAATTATATTGACAAAAAAATGAGTTATACATATGTTTATTTGAATAAACCATATACTATATATAATCATATATATGATTTATATAAACAGAATAAAAATATTAAAGCACAAAATATTCTTTTATATAAAAAATTATTTTTAAAAAATATAGAATTATTTTTTTATAAAAATTCTCTTTATGAATTCAATAATATATATAAAATTTTAAGCATAAATTTAAATACAACAAAAACAATTTTTAGTAAAAAAATCCCTATAATCTTACCATGGTATTCTGATAAAATTTTTATAAATAAAGGTTTGCGAGATAATATTATTCCAGGAAATCTTGCTATTAATGATCATGGTGTTATTGGACAAGTTTTTTTTACTAATAAATATGTTAGTAGTATTTTACTTATATGTAGTAGATATAATTCTATACATGTACATGCACATAATAATAACGCTAACTTTATTTTAAATGGAATCGGTTGTAAATATCCTCCATTATTAAAATCTGAGGATATTTCTCCAAATATTATTATAAATGTTAATGATATCTTATTTACATCAGGTTTAAATGATTATCATCTTATAAATTATCCCGTAGCTAAAGTAATCAACATTAAACATACTAAGAATAATATGAATGTTATATTCGCACAACCACTTATACAAATAGAGCAAATTAAAT contains the following coding sequences:
- the greA gene encoding transcription elongation factor GreA — protein: MKKHIPMTLQGFKKLQKKLYQLKNIERPNIINAIQEARKHGDLKENAEYKAAREAQSFCEGHIKDIEIKLSQSQIIDITKITYDNKVIFGATVVLYHFLMNKNITYKIVGDDEANLKNHLISINAPISRALIGKKKQDIVFVQTPRGIINYKILDIKYI
- the murB gene encoding UDP-N-acetylmuramate dehydrogenase, producing the protein MLSLKKIHTFHVNVNAYNIIYIYSVKQLYNIWSQCKKKFIPYLILGKGSNVLFTENFHGFILLNRIKGIKIYSNTFFWNLHIGSGESWHKLVKYTIKRGIYGLENLALIPGCIGAAPIQNIGAYGISLESFCSYVDVFNPYNQQILRIPKKYCYFSYRNSIFKSQKYKHYIIIAVGLSIPKQWTPCIIYKELQCLNYHVTAQQIFQHICNIRNKKLPNPNIMGNAGSFFKNPFVSLHHGLNIIKKFTQIPYIFKNNIFKISAAWLIEKCNFKGIIFDGASVYHKQALVIINKDNASGQNILNLANKIYNCVGKKFGIWLEAEIRMFDKNKEISQKKIFTKNKQ
- the aroQ gene encoding type II 3-dehydroquinate dehydratase — encoded protein: MYRLKYHILIVNGPNLSLLGRREPEKYGNISLKKIISHLSSIANKKKCRLTHIQSNAEHILIDYLIQHSKNINYIIINPGALTHTSIALRDTILGIHIPFIEVHITNIYKREKFRQKSFFSDISEGVIIGCGIEGYNLALHFIFKKLGL
- a CDS encoding rod shape-determining protein — protein: MFKKFRGMFSNDLSIDLGTANTLIYVKGQGIVLNEPSVVAIRQDKTGFPKSVAAVGYDAKQMLGRTPGNIAAIRPMKDGVIADFFITEKMLQYFIKQVHSNSFMRPSPRVLVCVPVGATQVERRAIRESAQGAGAREVFLIEEPMAAAIGAGLPVSEATGSMVIDIGGGTTEVAVISLNGVVYSSSVRIGGDRFDEAIINHVRRNYGSLIGESTAEKIKHQIGSAFSNKEILEIEVRGRNLAEGVPRSFILNSNEILEALQEPLSGIVSAVMIALEQCPPELAGDIAERGMILTGGGALLKYFDKLLIEETGIPVAIAEDPLTCVARGGGKALEMIDMYGGDLFSEE
- the mreC gene encoding rod shape-determining protein MreC, encoding MPLIFKKKTNIHLKFIIIIIISILFIIIDKYYNYFFTIKNYIDKKMSYTYVYLNKPYTIYNHIYDLYKQNKNIKAQNILLYKKLFLKNIELFFYKNSLYEFNNIYKILSINLNTTKTIFSKKIPIILPWYSDKIFINKGLRDNIIPGNLAINDHGVIGQVFFTNKYVSSILLICSRYNSIHVHAHNNNANFILNGIGCKYPPLLKSEDISPNIIINVNDILFTSGLNDYHLINYPVAKVINIKHTKNNMNVIFAQPLIQIEQIKYLLIINT